The following proteins come from a genomic window of Vicinamibacterales bacterium:
- a CDS encoding DMT family transporter — MQRWLLFAIFTTVSWGIWGAFIEIPEKAGFPATLGYVVWALTMVPCALAALHVIGWRFERDARSLTLGSLVGLLGAGGQLLLFEALRTGPAFIVFPVVALYPVLTIVLSVLVLRERASGRHWSGILLALPAIALLSYVAPGDAIVRGYTWLPLATLVFVMWGIQAFVMKFATRTTSAEGIFFYMMATAVALVPFAVWMTDFGRPINWGFRGPYLAALVQVLNSAGALSLVYAMRHGKAIIVAPLTSLSPVITVVLSLAVYSRVPPVYQVAGIAFATLAIYLMAE, encoded by the coding sequence GTGCAACGCTGGCTGCTGTTTGCGATCTTCACGACCGTCTCCTGGGGCATCTGGGGCGCGTTCATCGAAATCCCGGAGAAGGCCGGCTTCCCGGCGACGCTCGGATACGTCGTGTGGGCCCTGACGATGGTTCCGTGCGCGCTGGCGGCGCTGCACGTGATCGGGTGGCGGTTCGAGCGGGACGCGCGGTCGCTCACGCTCGGCAGCCTGGTGGGACTGCTCGGCGCCGGCGGGCAACTGCTGCTCTTCGAGGCGCTCCGCACGGGTCCAGCCTTCATCGTGTTCCCGGTCGTCGCCCTCTACCCAGTGCTCACCATCGTGCTCTCGGTGCTGGTGCTGCGCGAGCGGGCGTCGGGCCGCCACTGGTCGGGCATCCTGCTGGCGCTCCCGGCCATCGCGCTCCTGTCTTACGTGGCGCCCGGCGACGCCATCGTCAGGGGCTACACGTGGCTGCCGTTGGCGACGCTGGTCTTCGTCATGTGGGGCATCCAGGCCTTCGTGATGAAGTTCGCCACGCGCACCACGAGCGCGGAAGGGATCTTCTTCTACATGATGGCGACGGCCGTCGCGCTGGTGCCCTTCGCCGTGTGGATGACCGACTTCGGCCGGCCGATCAACTGGGGATTCAGAGGGCCGTACCTCGCCGCCCTCGTGCAGGTGCTGAACTCTGCCGGGGCGCTCTCGCTCGTCTACGCCATGCGGCACGGCAAGGCGATCATCGTCGCGCCGCTGACGTCGCTCTCGCCGGTGATCACGGTGGTCCTGTCGCTCGCGGTCTACAGCCGCGTTCCTCCCGTGTATCAGGTGGCCGGCATCGCGTTCGCGACGCTCGCGATCTACCTGATGGCCGAGTAG
- a CDS encoding carbohydrate-binding family 9-like protein encodes MKWVGAILSAALMSTAVSAADSYRVLATPHPRAALMAAGGEEWSPATAVSWGPVKYQTTFRALWSAEGLFLRFDATDDHPWFTMTRRDDHLWEEEVVEVFLDIDQSGRNYAELEISPGNVVCDVRMVQPYPDKQMDFDWNIEGLETRTLATPGRPPFAGDWTAVAFIPWPAFRSLPSAKGVALPPRPGSQWRFNLFRVKRPGGPLAPERGAVETAWSTPSQPSFHVPSAFQSFTFEAEPARRK; translated from the coding sequence ATGAAGTGGGTGGGTGCGATCCTGTCTGCCGCCTTGATGTCCACCGCCGTTTCGGCGGCAGACTCTTACCGCGTCCTCGCGACCCCCCACCCGCGTGCGGCGCTCATGGCTGCGGGCGGCGAGGAGTGGAGCCCGGCGACGGCCGTCTCGTGGGGGCCAGTGAAGTACCAGACGACGTTCCGCGCGCTGTGGAGCGCCGAGGGCCTGTTCCTGCGGTTCGACGCCACCGACGACCACCCGTGGTTCACGATGACGCGGCGCGACGATCACCTGTGGGAAGAGGAGGTGGTCGAAGTGTTCCTCGACATCGACCAGAGCGGCCGCAACTATGCCGAGCTCGAGATCAGCCCCGGCAACGTCGTGTGCGATGTCCGGATGGTCCAGCCCTACCCCGACAAGCAGATGGATTTCGACTGGAACATCGAGGGGCTCGAGACGCGGACCCTGGCGACGCCGGGGCGCCCGCCGTTTGCGGGAGACTGGACGGCCGTCGCGTTCATCCCGTGGCCAGCGTTCCGGTCGCTGCCGTCGGCGAAGGGCGTCGCGCTGCCTCCCCGCCCCGGCAGTCAGTGGCGATTCAACCTCTTCCGCGTGAAGCGTCCGGGCGGCCCGCTGGCGCCCGAACGCGGGGCCGTCGAAACGGCCTGGTCGACACCGTCCCAGCCCAGCTTTCACGTGCCGTCGGCCTTCCAGAGCTTCACCTTCGAGGCGGAGCCGGCGCGCCGGAAGTGA